Proteins encoded together in one Leishmania infantum JPCM5 genome chromosome 20 window:
- the PGKC gene encoding phosphoglycerate kinase C, glycosomal, which translates to MSLVLKKSIDDATFRDKKVLIRVDFNVPVKNGKITNDFRIRSALPTIQKVLKEGGSCILMSHLGRPKGARMSDPRPEKGVRGYEEAASLRPVAARIAELLGQKVEFAPDCLDAAVYASKLKSGDVLLLENVRFYAEEGSKKEEERDAMAKVLASYADLYVSDAFGTAHRDSATMTGIPKVLGAGYAGYLMEKEINYFSRVLNNPPRPLVAIVGGAKVSDKIELLDNMLGRINYLVIGGAMAYTFQKAQGRKIGISMCEEDKLDLAKSLLKKAQERGVQVFLPVDHVCNKEFKAADSPLVTENVDVPDGYMALDIGPKTIHLYEEVIGRCKSAIWNGPMGVFEMPCYSKGTFAVAKAMGTGTQKSGLLSIIGGGDSASAAELSGEAKNMSHVSTGGGASLELLEGKTLPGVAILTDKDVKERGSSCKFAFGGGAPSREVCPRGSGHIFGGASIVTEIVKLVGALLMGIFIGRRMSTKLIR; encoded by the coding sequence ATGTCTCTCGTGCTGAAGAAGAGCATCGATGACGCCACCTTCAGGGACAAGAAGGTGCTCATCCGCGTGGACTTCAACGTCCCCGTGAAGAACGGCAAGATCACGAACGACTTCCGCATCCGCTCCGCCCTGCCAACGATCCAAAAGGTGCTGAAGGAGGGCGGCTCCTGCATCCTGATGAGCCACCTTGGCCGGCCGAAGGGTGCTAGGATGAGTGACCCAAGGCCGGAGAAGGGCGTGCGCGGGTACGAGGaggccgcctcgctgcgcccGGTTGCTGCGCGcatcgcggagctgctgggaCAGAAGGTGGAGTTTGCGCCGGACTGCCTGGACGCTGCGGTGTACGCGTCTAAGCTGAAGAGCGGCGACGTGCTGTTGCTGGAGAACGTGCGTTTCTacgcggaggagggcagcaagaaggaggaggagcgcgacgcgATGGCGAAGGTGCTGGCGTCGTACGCGGACCTGTACGTCAGCGACGCCTTTGGCACTGCGCACCGCGACAGCGCGACGATGACGGGCATCCCCAAGGTGCTGGGCGCGGGCTACGCCGGGTACCTGATGGAGAAGGAGATCAACTACTTCTCGCGGGTGCTGAACAacccgccgcggccgctggtTGCGATTGTCGGCGGTGCGAAGGTCAGCGACAAGATCGAGCTGCTTGACAACATGCTGGGCCGCATCAACTACCTTGTGATTGGTGGCGCGATGGCGTACACGTTCCAGAAGGCACAGGGCCGCAAGATCGGCATCTCGATGTGCGAGGAGGATAAGCTGGACCTTGCCAAGTCGCTGctgaagaaggcgcaggagcgcgGTGTGCAGGTGTTTCTGCCGGTGGACCACGTGTGCAACAAGGAATTCAAGGCCGCGGACTCGCCGCTGGTGACGGAGAACGTGGACGTCCCGGACGGCTACATGGCGCTCGACATTGGCCCAAAGACGATCCACCTGTACGAGGAGGTGATTGGTCGCTGCAAGAGCGCGATCTGGAACGGCCCGATGGGCGTGTTCGAGATGCCGTGCTACTCGAAGGGTACATTTGCTGTTGCGAAGGCGATGGGGACTGGCACGCAGAAGAGCGGGCTGCTGAGCATcatcggcggtggtgacagCGCGAGCGCTGCGGAGCTAAGCGGCGAGGCGAAGAACATGTCGCATGTGTCcaccggtggcggtgcgtcgctggagctgctggagggcAAGACGCTGCCTGGCGTCGCCATTCTCACCGACAAGGACGTGAAGGAGCGGGGAAGCTCGTGCAAGTTCGCTTTCGGTGGAGGGGCCCCGAGCAGGGAGGTTTGTCCGCGCGGTAGCGGGCATATTTTCGGAGGTGCTTCCATCGTAACGGAGATCGTTAAGCtcgtcggcgcgctgcttATGGGCATTTTTATTGGTCGCCGCATGAGCACCAAGCTGATCCGGTAA
- the PGKB gene encoding phosphoglycerate kinase B, cytosolic, protein MSLVLKKSIDDATFRDKKVLIRVDFNVPVKNGKITNDFRIRSALPTIQKVLKEGGSCILMSHLGRPKGARMSDPRPEKGVRGYEEAASLRPVAARIAELLGQKVEFAPDCLDAAVYASKLKSGDVLLLENVRFYAEEGSKKEEERDAMAKVLASYADLYVSDAFGTAHRDSATMTGIPKVLGAGYAGYLMEKEINYFSRVLNNPPRPLVAIVGGAKVSDKIELLDNMLGRINYLVIGGAMAYTFQKAQGRKIGISMCEEDKLDLAKSLLKKAQERGVQVFLPVDHVCNKEFKAADSPLVTENVDVPDGYMALDIGPKTIHLYEEVIGRCKSAIWNGPMGVFEMPCYSKGTFAVAKAMGTGTQKSGLLSIIGGGDSASAAELSGEAKNMSHVSTGGGASLELLEGKTLPGVAILTDRE, encoded by the coding sequence ATGTCTCTCGTGCTGAAGAAGAGCATCGATGACGCCACCTTCAGGGACAAGAAGGTGCTCATCCGCGTGGACTTCAACGTCCCCGTGAAGAACGGCAAGATCACGAACGACTTCCGCATCCGCTCCGCCCTGCCAACGATCCAAAAGGTGCTGAAGGAGGGCGGCTCCTGCATCCTGATGAGCCACCTTGGCCGGCCGAAGGGTGCTAGGATGAGTGACCCAAGGCCGGAGAAGGGCGTGCGCGGGTACGAGGaggccgcctcgctgcgcccGGTTGCTGCGCGcatcgcggagctgctgggaCAGAAGGTGGAGTTTGCGCCGGACTGCCTGGACGCTGCGGTGTACGCGTCTAAGCTGAAGAGCGGCGACGTGCTGTTGCTGGAGAACGTGCGTTTCTacgcggaggagggcagcaagaaggaggaggagcgcgacgcgATGGCGAAGGTGCTGGCGTCGTACGCGGACCTGTACGTCAGCGACGCCTTTGGCACTGCGCACCGCGACAGCGCGACGATGACGGGCATCCCCAAGGTGCTGGGCGCGGGCTACGCCGGGTACCTGATGGAGAAGGAGATCAACTACTTCTCGCGGGTGCTGAACAacccgccgcggccgctggtTGCGATTGTCGGCGGTGCGAAGGTCAGCGACAAGATCGAGCTGCTTGACAACATGCTGGGCCGCATCAACTACCTTGTGATTGGTGGCGCGATGGCGTACACGTTCCAGAAGGCACAGGGCCGCAAGATCGGCATCTCGATGTGCGAGGAGGATAAGCTGGACCTTGCCAAGTCGCTGctgaagaaggcgcaggagcgcgGTGTGCAGGTGTTTCTGCCGGTGGACCACGTGTGCAACAAGGAATTCAAGGCCGCGGACTCGCCGCTGGTGACGGAGAACGTGGACGTCCCGGACGGCTACATGGCGCTCGACATTGGCCCAAAGACGATCCACCTGTACGAGGAGGTGATTGGTCGCTGCAAGAGCGCGATCTGGAACGGCCCGATGGGCGTGTTCGAGATGCCGTGCTACTCGAAGGGTACATTTGCTGTTGCGAAGGCGATGGGGACTGGCACGCAGAAGAGCGGGCTGCTGAGCATcatcggcggtggtgacagCGCGAGCGCTGCGGAGCTAAGCGGCGAGGCGAAGAACATGTCGCATGTGTCcaccggtggcggtgcgtcgctggagctgctggagggcAAGACGCTGCCTGGCGTCGCCATTCTCACCGACAGAGAATGA